GAGTTGGCAAAGCTTCTGAAGATGGATTACGTGTTTGCCAAGGCGATCGATCTGCAGGGTGGGGAATACGGATTGGCTGTATTGTCCAAGTTTCCGCTTGGCCAATCCGTGGTGCATAAGCTTCCCGGCAAAGGAGAGCCCAGAATTGCGTTGGAGGTAAGGACTCAATACCAGGGTAAAGAGTTATCCTTTGTGAGTTTGCATCTGGAGCGCAATGCCGCCGATGCCAGAAGTGAGCAGGTGATGGCGGTCATGAAACGGATGGGGGGGCGAGATCATGCTGTGATTCTGGCTGGTGATTTTAATGCCCACAGAGAGGGAGAACCTATCCAGCAACTGGTGAAGGGTGGTTGGAATGTACTCAGTAAGAATGATGGTAATGGCATTCGGACCTTTCATGGGGAGAAGCATCGAAAAGATGCCACCCTGCCAGGTCGTAAGGAAATCGATTTTGTCGTGTTGAAGGGACTCAAGTTAAGTTCCTACGTTCACGGTGTCATTCAGGAATTCAAGGCTTCGGATCACCGACCAATCTATGCCGAGTTGACCACGGCACAGAAGTGAGGGGCGGCGCTTTGCCTTGTGTTATGTGAACCCTGCCTGGCTGTGCGGGGCGATTAGTGGTGGTCGATGACTTCCGAGGTGGGGAAGCGAACTTTGGCAAGTTGGGCGTATTTGTCATCCGCCGAGCGGTAACCCATCGGGCAGGCGACGGTGGTGAGGTAACGCTCGGATGCGGGCGCTTGATCCAGCCCGAGGATGCGGTCGTATTCCGCGGGACAAATCCCTTCCATCGGGCAGGCGTCAATGCCGAGAACGGCAGCACTGGTCATGAGTTGCCCCAGCGCGATATAGACTTGGTTTTTCGCCCATGCAATCGATTGCTCGGGATCCATTCGTTTAATGAAACCTGACATCATCGCGGCGTAGTCGCTCAAGCTTTCGAGTTCAACATTTCTCCTATCAGCGATGCATTTGAGCAAACGTTGGATGTCTGATTCGCTTGTTTGTTCTTTCGCGCAGAGAACCACCAGATGGGAACAGTCGATGACTTGTGTCTGGTTCCATGAATGGGGGAGCAGCGCGGCTTTGATTTCGGGGTCAGTGACGACGATGAATTTCCATGGTTGGATCCCGAATGAGGAGGGGCTCAGGGCCAGGCTTTCTTCGATCGCCTGGATGCTTGTGGCAGGGATGGTTTTCTGCGGGTCGAACACTTTGGTTGCATAGCGCCATTGCAGGCTTTCGAGCAGGGCGTCAGGGCTGATTGGAGTCATGAAGAGGTAAGGGTAGCGGCTTATTCGGCGTCGATTGAAAGGGGGACGCGAACGGAGGGGAAGTTTTTCAGGGTGAAGTTGAGCATCAGACCATATTCGGTGTTGTTGTCGCGGTTGTCACGAACCAAAAAACCAAGCGAGGTGCGCCAACTGTCGAAGTCGCGGTGCACTGCATATTGTTGGATTTCCAGTGTGTTGTCATCGAACTCGTAGCGGTGGTAGGTTCCCAGCCCCCATTCGTCGTTGAGGCGAAGGTATGAGCGTAGGCTCAGACGGTGGCTGTCCTGCAGCGTTGGGTGGTTGTCAAGAATCCGGTAACCTAGTTGGAACTCGGTCGAATTGTTGGGCATAAAGGTGAAGCTGCTGGTAAGCTCGGAGAAGTTGGCATCGTTATGGGCAACCGGGAACTGGGTTTCGAGGTTGAGTTTCATCCATGGAAGGGGCTGCCAGACGAGGTCGTTATAGAGGTTGGAGAGGCTACGGTTGGCTTCCAGATCATTGAGAAAGACATCAATGTAGGTGTCGAGTGCCAGCCAGCGGTGGGAATCTCCATCGCGGCGGGAGAGTAGAATATTGCGCGTGCCGAGCCGTAAGATACTCCAGTCGGCAAGATCGTCGGTGGCTGGAAATCTTCCGACTTCGAGTGGTGGCGGGCGGGTGGATGGTGCCAGGGTTTCGATCCCTCGAAAATCGTTGTCGAAATTGTTGGTGGCCACTTGTGAAAAGCTGGCGTAGGGCTGAAGAATATGGAGTAAGCCGTCGAGCCCCCAGGATTGGCTTTGCACATCGGGGAAGACACGTGTGAATTTCATCGAGGCGTCAACGGCCGCCGCAAAGTGAGTCCGAGTGAAGGAATCGGTGTCGTCTTGCACATCCCAGTAGCTTGTGACGCCGGCACCAGCTCGCGGAGTGATGGAGACCTTGCCGTCCAGATCAAAAGGAATGCTGAATTCCTGCCAAGTGTGGAAGCGGGTGTAACCTTTGTCTTCGAGAAGACCGTCGATGATGTCGAGCTTAGGATCTCCTGGGGTCAGGCCGTCCGCTTCGTCACGTAATGCGTCTTCGTAGTCGTCATCGAGATACTCCCGGTAAATGCCCAAGGTCGTTTGGCCTTCGTGAAGGACGGGGGTGCTGAACACGGGTGCCCGGACTTGGTCGAGGAACAATTCGGGAAGCCGGGTGTCGGATTGATAGAAGTCGTTGGGGCGGAATCGAGTGTAAAAGCCGGCAAGGAAG
This genomic window from Oceaniferula marina contains:
- a CDS encoding endonuclease/exonuclease/phosphatase family protein, which translates into the protein MIRLLFNLFFSISLLASVSAQPLKVLAYNIHHGRGMDGKVDLERIAKVIAEKSPDLVALQEVDKNVRRSGGVDQAAELAKLLKMDYVFAKAIDLQGGEYGLAVLSKFPLGQSVVHKLPGKGEPRIALEVRTQYQGKELSFVSLHLERNAADARSEQVMAVMKRMGGRDHAVILAGDFNAHREGEPIQQLVKGGWNVLSKNDGNGIRTFHGEKHRKDATLPGRKEIDFVVLKGLKLSSYVHGVIQEFKASDHRPIYAELTTAQK
- a CDS encoding NAD(P)H-dependent oxidoreductase; translated protein: MTPISPDALLESLQWRYATKVFDPQKTIPATSIQAIEESLALSPSSFGIQPWKFIVVTDPEIKAALLPHSWNQTQVIDCSHLVVLCAKEQTSESDIQRLLKCIADRRNVELESLSDYAAMMSGFIKRMDPEQSIAWAKNQVYIALGQLMTSAAVLGIDACPMEGICPAEYDRILGLDQAPASERYLTTVACPMGYRSADDKYAQLAKVRFPTSEVIDHH